One window of the Micromonas commoda chromosome 9, complete sequence genome contains the following:
- the SYT1 gene encoding predicted protein (Ca2+-dependent lipid-binding protein, putative synaptotagmin) — protein MRRGAMASPAVFSSTCARASSGSGRHEVRVPRTTRSTPRLVRITATERHGARRPGARVVVVVRASRDERDEDDAASAHNTSGRRVAVGAALAATLVGPATALASPGSAHAPTDATGAPPLPSASSGSARAAPDPRERYGPGDAGERERAEITLAGDAFRFLTVEDAPDPAAAADAPSSTTTTLGGIGEDILAAKDGPSLPEQVAAAVVAFVKPLFGELGAAVLGFGGGAVASGFFMGWQQSKKSKAKGKTASRQALADLATLDESEIQELVGELPAWLAFRDVERAGWLNKVLAAAWPYLDQATSNVIVAALDPILKATRPSFLTTLSFERFSFGNIPASFEGVKVYETTGDGSVEIDLRVFWAGDPDVVLGVRAAQDSLSVPVSLTEFECSFTLRLIFAPLLGVFPCFGALTIALMEEPQLDFDLRVVGGDVTLVPGLKAPLKQYILALIASWMVWPRCITVAIPGTGYTLPVDEDAEKPTAGLLHITVVGHDGAAVNPGEVGLQVRWPVADLLVDKNQSEARVKALPGGGMLSSKEITLPVEDPKAQLLCVRWYTRAVVDEDTGKIVRPEVLDGEASVVLDELRAQALRARGDDAEVFASVSRWGPVPVAAELEPPVGADIKSVGGAGNDGESRGLVGRVWGGVKGVGRGVGGIFSKSASGVVRGYKTVRQEGFGGVSKVPGAVVSGYKQKAAERGEGGKGDKGETQATQVDALPPLDVPTAKLVRLRVRYQPLDDSLTAAADDDDANEGDVANDGAASGFVASTTAASDVGGSELINGRYASRSRWPAPAPSNRASGDGVQTGSRRVPDSSTGLTDAYEDELDALRQVLREKEREIAGMRTERSLMEKELAMAAADRERIRRIFGAEGEKRENDASRQASSSSLIADRTPTPAGMKLEALKSAARQTIAVINAARALPEGDRRELDLALRRADSLVAKAAQVVRESTAREEVEAAAAEAELQKLKATIAAAKVAEAEPGEPSEDEDEDRHFGTVHSKSEVQRAIDESAHAEHDSRERDEEKEKDKAEFLEALDSAPGPATSDEEQPSKPR, from the coding sequence atgcggcgaggcgcgatggcgtcgccggcggtgttTTCGTCGACATGCGCCCGCGCATCGAGCGGATCCGGGCGACACGAGGTCCGAGTCCCACGAACGACCCGGTCCACTCCGAGACTCGTCAGAATCACGGCAACGGAAAGGCACGGAGCGAGGCGACCcggagcgcgcgtcgtcgtcgtcgtcagggcttcacgcgacgagcgcgacgaagatgacgccgcgtcggcgcatAACACcagcgggcggcgcgttgcggtgggcgcggcgctcgcggcgacgctcgtcggcccggcgaccgcgctcgcgagtcccgggagcgcgcacgcgccgacggacgcgaccggGGCCCCTCCGCTCCCCTCCGCGTCTTCCGgtagcgcgcgcgccgccccggacccgcgcgagcgctacggaccgggcgacgccggcgagagAGAGCGGGCGGAGAtcacgctcgcgggcgacgcgttccgCTTTCtcaccgtcgaggacgctcccgacccggccgcggccgcggacgcgccatcgtcgacgacgacgacgctggGCGGCATTGGAGAAGATATCCTGGCCGCCAAGGACGGCCCGAGCCTTCCCGAgcaggtcgccgcggcggtggtcgccTTCGTCAAACCCCTgttcggcgagctcggcgccgcggtgctcggcttcggcggcggcgccgtcgcctcgggctTCTTCATGGGTTGGCAGCAGAGCAAAAAATCAAAGGCAAAGGGGAAAACGGCGTCCAGGCAAGCGCTGGCGGACCTGGCGACCCTGGACGAGTCGGAGATACAGGAGCTGGTAGGTGAACTCCCCGCGTGGCTCGCGTTCAGGGacgtggagcgcgcggggtggcTGAACaaggtcctcgccgcggcgtggccGTACCTCGACCAGGCGACGAGtaacgtcatcgtcgccgcgctggacccGATTCTCAAAGCCACCCGCCCTTCTTTCCTCACCACCCTCTCGTTCGAGCGATTCTCCTTCGGCAACatccccgcgtcgttcgagggCGTCAAGGTGTACGAGACCaccggcgacgggagcgtgGAGATCGACCTGCGCGTGTTCTGGGCGGGTGACCCGGACGTCGTGTTGGGGGTGAGGGCGGCGCAGGACTCGCTCTCGGTGCCCGTGTCGCTCACGGAGTTTGAGTGCTCGTTCACGCTCCGGCTGATTTTCGCCCCGTTGCTCGGGGTCTTCCCGTGTTTCGGCGCGCTGACCATCGCGCTCATGGAGGAACCGCAGCTCGATTTCGACCTGcgcgtcgtgggcggcgacgtcactTTAGTCCCCGGACTGAAGGCGCCCCTCAAGCAGTACATCTTGGCGCTCATTGCGTCGTGGATGGTGTGGCCGCGGTGCATCACCGTCGCCATTCCCGGCACCGGTTACACTTTACcggtcgacgaggacgccgagaaACCCACCGCGGGATTGTTACACATCACCGTCGTCGggcacgacggcgccgcggtgaacccCGGCGAGGTCGGCCTCCAAGTCCGCTGGCCCGTCGCGGACCTCCTCGTGGATAAAAACCAGAGCGAGGCTAGGGTGAAAGCCTTACCCGGCGGGGGCATGCTCAGCAGCAAGGAGATCACGCTGCCGGTCGAGGACCCGAAGGCGCAGCTGCTGTGCGTGCGGTGGTACACGCGAGcggtcgtggacgaggacacCGGCAAGATCGTCCGACCCGAGGTGTTGGACGGCGAGGCATCCGTGGTTCTCGACGAACTTCGCGCTCAGGCtcttcgagctcgcggcgacgacgccgaggtgttcgcgtccgtctcgcggTGGGgacccgtccccgtcgccgcggagctcgagccgccggtgggcgcggacatcaagtccgtcggcggcgcggggaacgACGGCGAATCGCGCGGGCTGGTCGGCCGGGTGTGGGGCGGCGTCAAGGGCGTCGGTCGAGGCGTGGGCGGCATCTTTTCAAAAtccgcgagcggcgtggtTCGGGGGTACAAGACGGTGCGGCAGGAGGGTTTCGGGGGGGTGTCCAAGGtgcccggcgcggtcgtgaGCGGGTACAAGCAGAAAGCCGCGGAgaggggcgagggcggtaaGGGCGATAAGGGCGAAACGCAGGCGACGCAGGTGgacgcgctcccgccgctcgacgtccCAACCGCGAAGCTCGTTCGCCTCCGGGTCAGGTACCAGCCCCTGGACGACTCGCTcacggcggccgcggacgacgacgacgcgaacgaaggGGACGTCGCtaacgacggcgcggcgtcgggattcgtcgcgtcgaccaccgccgcgtccgacgtcgGCGGATCTGAGCTCATCAACGGGAGATACGCGTCGCGCAGCAGgtggcccgcgccggcgccgtcgaacagggcgagcggcgacggtgtcCAGACGGGTTCCAGACGGGTTCCAGACTCCTCGACGGGCTTGACGGACGCgtacgaggacgagctcgacgccctgcgTCAGGTTTTGAGGGAGAAGGAACGGGAGATCGCGGGGATGCGAACGGAGCGATCGCTGATGGAGAAGGAgttggcgatggcggcggcggatcgagAGCGCATCAGGCGAATCTTTGGAGCCGAGGGGGAAAAACGCGAGAACGACGCCAGCCGCCAGGCGTCGTCCAGCTCGCTGATCGCCGATCGAacccccacccccgcgggtATGAAGCTGGAGGCGCTcaagtccgcggcgaggcagaCGATCGCGGTCatcaacgcggcgagggcgcttcCGGAAGGGGACCGAAGGGAACTCGACCTCGCGTTGCGACGAGCGGATTCGCTCGTGGCGAAAGCCGCGCAGGTGGTGAGGGAGTCGACCGCAcgggaggaggtggaggctgcggcggcggaagccgAGCTGCAGAAGCTCAAGGCGACCATCGCGGCTgcgaaggtggcggaggctgagcCCGGCGAGCCctcggaggatgaggacgaggacAGGCACTTCGGCACGGTTCACTCCAAGTCGGAGGTTCAGCGGGCGATCGACGAGAGCGCGCACGCAGAGCACGATTCGCGGGAGAgagacgaggagaaggagaaggacaAGGCTGAGTTCTTGGAGGCTCTGGACAGCGCGCCCgggcccgcgacgagcgacgaggagcagcCCAGCAAGCCCCGCTGA
- a CDS encoding predicted protein, whose translation MDEVRSIRAAVKSLAPVVGAPSATAPPSPIKDGPNETEEAKEAITAALRTELDALKRRVENLAGIASTSKSAEAAANEASKMAKSSMRAVENIEGEMKKLAVKADDAIASAASALAAAAAAAEDAAAAAESADTADQPKTDGSSIALSVDDVAARVDALQHELKETAVIVQTNAEGIAFLGQQTMHTAKKDDVEELRASVNKTAERARKETDALKAATQASLEELEGRTKKLERGARRQSENREATPSAPAPAVETVSPQAVSALEKRMAALEASTAATPLSSEAKDVAAGGDVKERVEKFESVASELTARVERLQEAVGVEMLAHMKRLDAKLKTVEQSLGEVKQQGTPTNAAAKHESGKPGKLDRANAARLASAEKTAAESRSTAEDAAEKAKLASEKAKAALAAVAEHAATTERVKEAEAKMRELAGEIEKFRADVAEMEMSSATNTADVVAIEGEWASARRHLKDLEQSVWKSMVMIREEAGVGTPSSDAGAATPATPATAPAVTAGTPLGGSTGRTPETPMSSFRALFSRGRRTSTVPRSTESDSARRLRARRTESPERRDVARSEAVIEALDMGSPTRPARRSANRER comes from the coding sequence ATGGACGAGGTCCGCTCGATTCGAGCCGCGGTCaagtccctcgcgcccgtcgtcggcgcgccctccgcgacggcgccgccttcgcccaTCAAGGACGGGCCCAacgagacggaggaggcgaaggaggccaTCACCGCCGCACTCCGGACCGAGTTGGACGCCCTGAAGCGGAGGGTGGAGAACCTCGCGGgtatcgcgtcgacgtccaaaTCCGCCGAGGCAGCCGCGAACGAGGCTTCGAAGATGGCCAAATCGTCGATGCGGGCCGTGGAGAACATCGAGGGCGAGATGAAGAAGCTCGCGGtcaaggcggacgacgccatcgcgtccgcggcgagcgcgctagccgccgccgccgccgccgcggaagacgccgccgccgccgccgagagcgcGGACACCGCCGACCAACCAAAAACCGACGGTTCTTCGATCGCCCtgtccgtcgacgacgtcgccgcgagggtcgacgcgcttcaacacgagctcaaggagacCGCGGTGATCGTCCAGACCAACGCCGAGGGTATCGCCTTCCTCGGGCAGCAGACTATGCACACCGCTAAGaaggacgacgtggaggaaCTGAGAGCGTCGGTGAACAAaacggcggagcgcgccagGAAGGAGACGGATGCGCTCAAAGCCGCGACGCAGGCCTcgctggaggagctcgagggacGGACGAAGAaactcgagcgcggcgcgaggcgacagAGCGAGAACCGCGAGGCgaccccgtcggcgcccgcacCCGCCGTCGAGACGGTGTCGCCGCAGGCGGTGTCCGCTCTGGAGAAACGCAtggccgcgctcgaggcttcaaccgcggcgacgcccctttcctcggaggcgaaggacgtcgcggctGGAGGCGACGTGAAGGAGCGCGTCGAAAAGTtcgagtccgtcgcgagcgagctCACCGCCAGGGTGGAGCGGCTGCAGGAAGCCGTCGGGGTCGAGATGCTCGCGCACATGAAACGCTTGGACGCAAAGCTCAAAACCGTGGAACAATCCTTGGGCGAAGTGAAACAGCAGGGCACGCccacgaacgccgccgccaagcacGAGTCCGGCAAACCCGGTAAGCTCGACagggcgaacgccgcgaggctcgcgagcgcggagaagaccgccgcggagtcgCGATCCACCGCGGAAGACGCGGCGGAAAAGGCAAAGCTCGCGTCGGAAAAGGCCAaagccgccctcgccgccgtcgccgagcacgccgcgacgacggagcgcgtcaaggaggcggaggcgaagatgAGGGAACTCGCCGGCGAGATCGAAAAGttccgcgcggacgtggcggAGATGGAGATGAGCTCCGCCACGAACAcggcggacgtcgtggcGATCGAGGGGGAGTGGGCCAGCGCCAGGAGGCACCTGAAGGATCTCGAGCAGAGCGTGTGGAAGAGCATGGTGATGATTCGCGAGGAGGCCGGGGTGGgtacgccgtcgtcggatgccggcgcggcgaccccggcgaccccggcgaccgcgcccgcggtgaccgccggCACGCCGCTGGGGGGATCGACGGGAcggacgccggagacgcccATGTCGAGTTTCAGGGCGCTGTTCTCGCGCGGTcgaaggacgtcgacggtGCCGAGGTCAACCGAGTCGGATTCcgctcggcggctgcgcgccAGGCGAACCGAATCGccggagcgtcgcgacgtggcGAGAAGCGAGGCGGTGATCGAGGCGCTGGACATgggttcgccgacgcggcccgcgcgtcggtcgGCTAATCGCGAGAGGTGA